The genome window GTATACCTGTAGCGGTAAATATTATAGCCTTCATCAAACACTATCACATAACCGCCATCTGTTTTTTTGTAAATCTTTCTTATTTCAATTGATGCTTTTTTAAGCAATGCCTTATTGATTTTTTTTGAACAGTATTTCATGGCAGCATCAACACTGTCAAGCTCCAGGTATTTAATTATTTTATCTGTTGTTGCTCCCTGCTCGCTTTGCACTTCTTTATTAAAATAGTCTTTGGGTACTTCCTGCCCAAAAGCCATGCTTGCCATAGCAAAAAATATAATTACGAGTATTGATTTTGTTTTCATTGTTTTGTTGTTATGCGATTACATTTCATCGTTTAAGGAGTTAATGCCTTGTTCTTTTAATTTGGCTAATGCGTCTTGCATGGCCTTCACTTGTTCCGTTGGGTGTCCTTGCCAAATGCTCACTTCACCCACCACTTTAAACGGCTGTGTAGAACGATAAGATTTTGTTGGATTACCCGGAAATTTTTTATCCGTCAAATCAGGATCATCTTCAATGGGTCCGGTTGGTTCTACCAAATAAATTCTTCCCGGCCCTTCTCCAATGGCAAGTTCTGCACCCCATATAGCAGCATCTAAGGTAGCCGACAGGAAAATGTATTTGGCATTTACTCTTTGCCCGAAGTTTGAGTTAAAACCAACGGCAATAAAATCTCCTACCTTAAGGTCGGCTTTTGTTCCGTGAAAATACGTCTGGGCAAAAGGTGTTGGATTGGGCTTATTAAGTTTATTGTCGTCTTTGTTTTGTTCCATAGTCTTAACTGATGCTTGAGGTGTTTTCTTTTGCAGTTATTTATTTAGAGCCCTAATTACAAGATTAATTATTATTCCAATACTACTTAAAAGGAAAATAAAAATAATAGACATCGTTATAGGTACAGATAATCCCCACCCTCGAAATAACCTTTCAAACGTAGGAATTTCAATAAAATAATTATTGGGTAAAAATAGCGCGATAAAAAGTGAACTAAAAATGTGTATTAATGCTAAGAAGGGTCTAACTTTTTCAATTCGCTCATTATTTATATAATTAAATGCAAAATCTTTAGTTAGCCAGAAAGATAATGATACCAGAGCAGCTATCCCAAATAGGAAGGAATAAACAATGGAGTCGTACTTCCCCGATATTGTTATGCCAAGTAGTATTGTTTCAAGCATTTTCGTTACGACATTAAACTTTTTTTATAAGTTATCAAAAAGGAAATGATGTTAGCCACAGGACTATTTATGCACTCGCCCGCCTTAGGCGAGCGAGTGAGTGTAGGAGTTGTGTTATTGGCTATGAGCCAAAATTCATCGTTTCAGGATAAAATACTACTTCACCCGTTGTAATGTCGTGAGAGCCTCCAATAATTCCAATTTGTCCACTTTCAATCATTTCTTTTAAAATGGGGCTACGTTCCATTATTGCTTTAACAGTCCGCTTAACATTAATGGTGGCTACATTTTCTACAAAAACAGCATTGCTGGCATTTCTATTTTCTTTCGTAGTTGTTTCTTCGTCTACTGCAGGTCTTATTTTGGTTAATAGTGCCGTTAAGTTACCCATTTCAACATGATCGCAAGCACCCTTTACGGCTCCACATTTAGTGTGCCCTAACACCACAATAATTTTTGCACCTGCTACTTTGCATCCAAATTCCATACTGCCTAATATGTCTTCATTAATAATATTTCCGGCAATACGAACACTGAAAATGTCACCAAGTCCTTGGTCAAAAATTAATTCGGCAGAGGTTCTGCTGTCAATACAGCTAAGTATTACCGCAAAAGGATGTTGTCCGTCCGAGGTTTCATTGGCTTGCTGTAAAAGGTTTCGGTTAATTTTCAGGTTGTTTATAAACCTTTTGTTTCCCTCCTTTAATAATTCTAAAGCCGCAGCAGGGGTTATGGCTGCTTGCATTTCTTTGGTTAACGTTTTCATGTTGATATAGTTTTAGTGGATTATAATAGATAGAAATTTTCTGGTTGATGTGGTTTAGGAATTTCTGTTTCTTTTAAAAGCTGCTTTATATTTATTTCAATTGTTTTGGCAATAGCTGTTATTGCCGTATCTGTTGGTCTGTTCTCAAAAGGGTCTTGCATATGCGTTGCCGATTTTTCTAATAAAAAGAATGCCGATGAAATCAAAAGCAATAATGGTATTTCAAAAAAGCCGGCTACATCTCTTAATGAAATGGAGAGTGTAATGACGAACAAGTAAATGATTGCATGCAGAAACAATCGGTAGGTAACAGGAAATACAGTTGTTTTTATTCGCTCTGATTTTCCTTGTGCATCGCAAAGTCTTACAAGCGTATTGTCTAATTGTAGTTGCGAAAAAAGTTCTAATTGATTTTTTTCTTTAAGGTTTTTAATATCCCTTCCGTGTAATTGAAGCAATGCTAAAGGTTTGTTAAGGTGTTCTTGTATTTCTTCAAGGTCTTCAGTTGAAATAAATTTTTCTAAATTCTCAGTAGGGTTTAATCCTCTAAGCGACTGTCCTAAAGAATAGCACCAGGCAATTTGTCTGAATGCA of Bacteroidota bacterium contains these proteins:
- a CDS encoding bestrophin family ion channel; amino-acid sequence: MLLDKQIPTYYILNKVKYNLVYVLIVSLFVLFITERYKVLLPEMPLTIPAFLGTAISILLSFKLSQSYDRWWEARKIWGAIVNDSRSFVIQLQTLTAKGNETIIKKIAFRQIAWCYSLGQSLRGLNPTENLEKFISTEDLEEIQEHLNKPLALLQLHGRDIKNLKEKNQLELFSQLQLDNTLVRLCDAQGKSERIKTTVFPVTYRLFLHAIIYLFVITLSISLRDVAGFFEIPLLLLISSAFFLLEKSATHMQDPFENRPTDTAITAIAKTIEINIKQLLKETEIPKPHQPENFYLL
- the arr gene encoding NAD(+)--rifampin ADP-ribosyltransferase — protein: MEQNKDDNKLNKPNPTPFAQTYFHGTKADLKVGDFIAVGFNSNFGQRVNAKYIFLSATLDAAIWGAELAIGEGPGRIYLVEPTGPIEDDPDLTDKKFPGNPTKSYRSTQPFKVVGEVSIWQGHPTEQVKAMQDALAKLKEQGINSLNDEM
- a CDS encoding carbonic anhydrase family protein; this encodes MKTLTKEMQAAITPAAALELLKEGNKRFINNLKINRNLLQQANETSDGQHPFAVILSCIDSRTSAELIFDQGLGDIFSVRIAGNIINEDILGSMEFGCKVAGAKIIVVLGHTKCGAVKGACDHVEMGNLTALLTKIRPAVDEETTTKENRNASNAVFVENVATINVKRTVKAIMERSPILKEMIESGQIGIIGGSHDITTGEVVFYPETMNFGS